The Sabethes cyaneus chromosome 3, idSabCyanKW18_F2, whole genome shotgun sequence DNA window aatacactctcgcatatgatttgacagtacccccatactgatgggcccctcggtgctgggccccaaacaacaatggcggctccatagaatttctatgaagtgatttcccgcccagtgcttttgacgtttagattttagtcatagaaaaatggcgatGTGCCGGAGGGTCGATCCCTCTGCTTTTCAGTGTTCATCGCACCTGAGTGAACCGTGTGAATTAGTTCTGTCAGTTTCTCAACAAAGAGCTGTCAAAACAATAAACCCTTTATGTGACCGAATCGTGGCAGTAGGAAGGCAGAATTAGGATTCTGGttgcaataaaataaaagttttcATAATTGTGAATTACAGCTATATAGAATATTATGGAGGTGCTTTCCAGTGAAAAATATTTGATTGCACGTGCTAAACAGACGTCTGATCCATACACGGCAAAAGCTTGGATTATTGCTGCCAAAACCTTATTCCCGAACGACTTTGGGGTTCAGTTCGAGGCAtacgaaatagaaaaaaatggtaaaaattttGAGGAAGCAGCAAAATGTTTGAGTTATATGTAAGTGATTGGTTTTCCGTGATCTGTACACTGTATAGTCAAattaataagaataaaaaaCCCAAACCCTTTTCAGAATTATGACATTCCAAAACGCTCATCAAACACCGGCTAGTTTGCTGAATGAAATTTCTCTAATGACTGCGGCGCTGCGAGTACCGGAAGGAACGACAACTCCAGAGCAGGAGTTCTACGTAAAAATGTTCCAATATATTTCGTGTGAAGTGCAGCATAAGATTCTATTGCTTACCGCTGCTCATTCCAACAACAATCTGGATCATTGCAGGTTAATAGTGCTGTTGTTAAAACGTTTTCCTCAAGCCGTTCCTACGCACGCAGTAAGCTGAACCTTGAATTCGAAAACAAACTGTTCTGTAATTTCGTCTGTCCAATTTCAGCCCCGTTTGATTGATACCCTAGTACAAAACATCGCTATTCCTAGTTTCAAAGAGATGCTCGTTCAGGAAGCCATTCCGTTGATATTCAATCGTCCACCAGATTTACACAACAAATTGGTTCATCAGATAATGGCTATTTGCTTCGAATATTACCTCAACCAGATGCTGGTAGAATCCGAGGATAAAGGTCGCTTAGTGACTGATTGCTGGcgtaaaatttttgaaacaatGGAATTTTGCGGAAAGATTCTGAAATGGGAGCCATTTGTGCCGTACAAGAAGGGCTGGAGTAAGGATATCTATTGGCAAAAGATTATACAGATAGTGCAATCGGCGCCACCGCGGCCCTCCGAGAATAAACAGATTTTGTTTTGTGCAACGATTGTGTTCGTACTCTCACTTCAAGAGTACATAAACTTTTCACGCCTCAAAGGTAAAGATGGTGAAATTGAGGTAGTTTTGGTGGATGGTTTAAAAGATATAAAACTAGATCTGAAGCGGAGACAGCTGGAACCTGTTTTGGAAATTCCGCAGGTGATTGTAAATGGGCCCGTCAATCCAGATGCACCCAATTGCCTTGTTACGTCCTATAACTGCTGGCAATTGTTGCACTCAAATGAGATTCTTAAGGCTGATTTTACACAACTGATAATTTGCATTCCAGCATTATCTCTTTGGATTCAAAAATTTCTTATGGACCTCTCGGTATATGTGGGTCAACACGAGGAGACCCATTCGTTACTACAATCGCCGAATGTTCGCAGCAtgagtcagctggaaaagaatGTTCGCCTTCTTGGTTTGGCCCTTGCTCAAGGTAACATTAACGTGCACTTGTTCGAGCTGATGAGTAATATAGTGCAAAACTTGCCAGCCACTAATGGTACCTATTTGCAAAGCATATCGCTTTCTCCGGCTTCTAGAGTACTAATGCTGATGCCGTTGACGAAGCGTTCTATTCTCCACTACATTGTGCAGGTCCTTATTACTCTGCTAAAAGCCAAGTTAGGCGATCCGGATTGTTCTAGTGCGCTGATGGGTAACCTTCTGGTTTTGTGTCAGCTTAATTGGCCGCATGAGTCGACCATCGTCGAAATTATCTTCGAGATCATCAAATCGCGGCGACAATTTAGCTACCTGCTCTTTACCAGTTACATCATTAATGTGGAAATTGTCGAAGAATTTATGTACCTCTGGCAGAAATGCCCTGAAATAAAGCTGGAATTTGCCCTTCCGCAGTCTGCCGGTGGTTTAACGGCGCCCGGTGGTTCCCGTCGAATTGGTACACGTGGTTCGGATCGCGGTGTGAAGGAGGACTTTAAGCAGGTCATACGACAACAAATCGCACGCTGCAACGAGGACTTGGATGATTTGATTGCACAGTTTCTACAGCAACAGCATTTGGCCCTACTGCAGAACATTTTCGAAAAGTAAGATTTATGCTGTCGACTGGATCTCTAGAATGGTTTGTTCCATAGTTTTAGCTAACACTGGGAAATTGTGTTTATCCGGATTTTTAAGAGAATAAAGTAAGATAGGCCATAGGATTTATTTGTAGAGTTCTGTTCTGCGACATTATTTAAGGTATGTAAAGACCTTTCTAATATCTATtgagacatttataaaaaacattGCATAGTGCTTATTCGTCgattgttttgatttgattggTTTCGTTGGTGAAAGAAACTTGTCACAAATTCAAAATTCATCAGGTGTAACatagtttttctgacttttattttAAGTCTTTCACTGTGGAAAATTTAGTAGAAACCATTTGTTTGTGCGATGGATTTTGCTACCGGTGCCGGGACGATGTGATCTTGTTTATTTGGTAAGATACTATTTCTTCGCTTAACGGAATTATACGCAAGAATaccagttattatcattatatacgactgaaaatcaacttgagcggtctttattaagctttagttacgattccgaatttgttaagagttatttatgataattttcggttattgatgtacaccagagaaaaaattcctgccttctaaaacccccacatgccaaatttggttccatttgcttgatttgttagAGTTTTGAGCTAATTTGAGCTTCATTTAAGCAGCCCCCCTCTCACGCCCTCCATaatattgctctcttacccccacCATAatattgctggtcattttatctatccaacgacatataaattgtttagtttcgttcagtagttattaccattttaaATCTTTCCTTCAAACGctgcacttctattttcgttttaccaaagtgctacccagtcccagtaaaataaacaaagacgtaatcctacgtcaaaagcaccaaaaggaggacagagatcgtgaagaattagaacaactgttTCGAGCTCATAacatgcgcaagttttacgagaaggtgaaccaatctcgtaaggactacacaccgaaacttgacatgtgtagggacggggggagaatctaatcacaaacaagcACGAGGGGATCGACAGGTTAAAGCAagtcttcgatgaacacctcaatggcaaagttgcagaaggaggcgaaacGGAAGTTAATCTAGGAATACATGTGGAAGACAGTAATATCTCAACAcgtgatctccaagaagtcaaccgagaaatcgggttgctgaagatcaACAAAGTCACTggaaaggaccgcctaccggcagagctttatataCATggtcgagaaacgctggcaacggctctacattGGGTAATTTCCAGGATTTGGaaagaggagaagctaccggaggaatggatggaaggtgtgattTGTTCCATCTACTCTAAATTTgtttcgactgctgcaactatccgGCATAACACTGATTAACGAtttctacaaggtactctcccagatactgttacgccggctgtcaccgatagcataaGGTTACATAGGGAATTATCAAACGAGTTTTATGGGGGCTCCTCCGGGCCAAATTTTCACTATCAGACAGATTccacagaaatgtcgggagtacaacgtgcttattgatttcaaagcagtatacgatacagtcaagcctcccagttggcttcgaggtatgacgctgacctaataagccagtcgtcgtatgttcgaatctcgactgggagaggctgttagagtcaataggatcgtagcaactggccctgcaattgtcctgcactctaacagctggctgcgaagtctgtcgtataataacagaaggtcaagtttcgataacggaatgcagcacctaggctttgctttgctttgctttatacgatacagtcaatcgagaccAACTATGGGACATAATGCATGAATACGATTTTTTGCataaactgatgcgactgatcagagctacattggatcgagtaatATCTTttgtgtgcatctcggggacatCCTCGAGTCCgaacgacgaactagaagtcgtagatgaattcgtgtatttgggatcgctggtgaccgcggacaacaacactagtaaggagatctagcggtgcaagcaggaaatcgggtctactttgcccttcgtaaaaccacagactaacagacgtaacactgaaacttcattccatcgccaataaaaacgatcatttcaaattttcacttaagtcaagactcaaacaacagtcgctgcgcgagaacatCGCTTGCCtgtgctggcgctgttgtcagttAATATACAagcaaatttatagcattgctaaatttatagcgaccTGCTCTGAgcagcgcgaagactgcaccaggtgatgctagtgttttttctaaGTTTTAGGCGTGTcgttgaaacgatgttttgttagaaaatttgttcgaagagtTACGTCCGTTAGTCTGTGGTAAAACGTTACGATCaagaatagaccaaatcaaggtgacgtcatctggcagatactggcgcccttgtttacaaacagaccgtagaatccaaaaaagtttcagctgtttaaacggcaagtttgttgtttaagtcgagtttaaacagcattgagactaaatttaaaagccattatgcctgtaaaatgttaaaatacacgctacattccctataaacggaaaagaaagttttccaaaatgtaaacaagggcgccactatctgtcaattgacggtatgatgatttggtctattgtacgccgccgtacgaaactgacaatagaccaaatcaagatgacgtcatctggcagatgctggcgcccttgtttacaaacagaccgcagaatccaaaaaagtttcaactgtttaaacagcaagtttgttgtttaaaccgagtttaaacagcattaggactaaatctaaaagccattatgcctgtaaaatgttaaaaaacacgctacattcgctataaacggaaaggaaagttttctaaaatgtaaacaagggcgccagtatctgtcaattgacggtatgatgatttggtctatagggtcccaaatttatgcatgcacaaatttctgtatttgtggcagttCTGGTTACTGGTTATTATACCAGTAgtcctttatggacttgaagctgtgacggaTGCCGGACGGCAGTGCGGCGAAAACAGTCCCTTCAAtaaccccaccagcaccaggaaca harbors:
- the LOC128742813 gene encoding integrator complex subunit 10, translated to MEVLSSEKYLIARAKQTSDPYTAKAWIIAAKTLFPNDFGVQFEAYEIEKNGKNFEEAAKCLSYIIMTFQNAHQTPASLLNEISLMTAALRVPEGTTTPEQEFYVKMFQYISCEVQHKILLLTAAHSNNNLDHCRLIVLLLKRFPQAVPTHAPRLIDTLVQNIAIPSFKEMLVQEAIPLIFNRPPDLHNKLVHQIMAICFEYYLNQMLVESEDKGRLVTDCWRKIFETMEFCGKILKWEPFVPYKKGWSKDIYWQKIIQIVQSAPPRPSENKQILFCATIVFVLSLQEYINFSRLKGKDGEIEVVLVDGLKDIKLDLKRRQLEPVLEIPQVIVNGPVNPDAPNCLVTSYNCWQLLHSNEILKADFTQLIICIPALSLWIQKFLMDLSVYVGQHEETHSLLQSPNVRSMSQLEKNVRLLGLALAQGNINVHLFELMSNIVQNLPATNGTYLQSISLSPASRVLMLMPLTKRSILHYIVQVLITLLKAKLGDPDCSSALMGNLLVLCQLNWPHESTIVEIIFEIIKSRRQFSYLLFTSYIINVEIVEEFMYLWQKCPEIKLEFALPQSAGGLTAPGGSRRIGTRGSDRGVKEDFKQVIRQQIARCNEDLDDLIAQFLQQQHLALLQNIFEK